A window from Drosophila subobscura isolate 14011-0131.10 chromosome O, UCBerk_Dsub_1.0, whole genome shotgun sequence encodes these proteins:
- the LOC117896582 gene encoding trithorax group protein osa isoform X12: protein MNEKIKSPSTQGGAGAGAPAAAPPATAGSAAASAAASSGTGASVGANSASTPPTSGPPTPNNNGSDPIIQQNVGVPHPYGAPPPPGSAPGAPPDPVAVMHYHHLHQQQQQQQQQQHPPPPPHMQHHGGPAPPPGAPEHAPGVKDEYGAAVAHLPPPHAHPAYARYHTGDPNMDPYRYGQPSPGGKHPQPHQQQQPQQQQQQQPPGAGGSPNRPPQQQQQRYIPGQPPQGPTPTLNSLLQSSNPPPPPQHRYANSYDPQQAASAAAAAAAAAQQQQQQAGGPPPPPPGHGPPPPQHQPSPYGAQQGGWAPPPRPYSPQLGPSQQYRTPPPTNTSRGQSPYPPAHGQNSGSYPSSPQQQQAQAQQQQAGQQPGGAGPGGPPPGAAQQQPQQNTPPTSQYSPYPQRYPTPPGLPAAGPNHRTAYSTHQYPEPNRPWPGGSSPSPGPGHPLPPASPHHVSQALQQQQPPPPHAAAGGPPPSSPGHAPSPSPQPSQASPSPHQELIGQNSNDSSSGGAHSGMGSGPPGTPNPQQVMRPTPSPTGSSGSRSMSPAVAQNHPISRPASNQSSSGGPMQQPPVGAGPPPMPPHPGLPGGPPQQQSQQQQASNSASSASNSPQQTPPPGPPPSQGMNNMGTPPPPPQGASGGGYPMPPHMHGGYKMGGPGQSPGAQGYPPQQPQQYPPGNYPPRPQYPPGAYATGPPPPPSSQGAGGANSMPSGAQGGGYPGRSMPNHSGGSPHGQYPPYQWVSPSPQQQAGAPPGGAMVGNHVQGKGTPPPPVVGPPPPQGSGSPRPLNYLKQHLQHKGGYGGSPTQPQGPQGYGNGPTGMHPGMPMGPPHHMGPPHGPTNMGPPTSTPPQSMLGGQGQPPGGPDNAGTEHISQDNGISSSGPTGATGLHPVTAVVTTGPDGTPMDEVSQQSTLSNASAASGEDPQCTTPKSRKNDPYSQSHLAPPSTSPHPVVMHPGSGGPGEEFDMSSPPNWPRPAGSPVFNSHVPVQQEPFRSTTKKSDSLCKLYEMDDNPDRRGWLDKLRSFMEERRTPITACPTISKQPLDLYRLYIYVKERGGFVEVTKSKTWKDIAGLLGIGASSSAAYTLRKHYTKNLLTFECHFDRGDIDPLPIIQQVEAGSKKKTAKAASVPSPGGGHLDAGTTNSTGSSNSQDSFPAPPGAAPNAAIDGYAGYPGGSPYPGASGPQPDYAAAGQMQRPPSQSNPQTPHPGSPYPSQPGAYGQYGASDQYNATGPPGQPFGQGQGQYPPQNRNMYPPYGPEGEAPPAGANQYGPYGSRPYSQPPTGGPQPPAQAVAGGPPTSGSPVAPPTGGYAPGTPTQQDYYRPPPDQSPQPRRHPDFIKDPQPYPGYNARPQIYGAWQGGAQQYRPQYPTSPAPQSWGGAPPRGAAPPPGAPHGPPIQQPAGVAQWEQHRYPPQQAPPPPPQQQQQQQQQQQQQPPYQQVAPPGQQQPQAPPQWAQMNAGQPSQPGIAPPGSPLRPPSGPASQQQRMPGMPPQQQPPGSQQPPQQPPHGGVPSPGMPQVPGGMVKPPYAMPPPPSQTVGQPIGQPAPGGMLPQKQPPIVGPGMPQPLQQQPPHQQHPHPHPHQQHPQHPQHPQHPQHPQHAQHQHQLPPNQQQQQQQQPGGYAPQVSGGGPGAQLVKKELIFPHDSVESTTPVLYRRKRLTKSDVCPVDPWRIFMAMRSGLLTECTWALDVLNVLLFDDSTVQFFGISNLPGLLTLLLEHFQKNLAEMFDERCEEPLDEAEDDADSGTVMGTGTGTGAIEHRVRAGRQSRCVRSICSYNRKRHYENMDRKNGGGSDSEDADEGIDLGQVRVQPNPEERSLLLSFTPNYTMVTRKGVPVRIQAAEQDIFVDERQKAWDIDTNRLYEQLEPVGCNAWTYGFTEPDPLDGIIDVFKSEIVNIPFARYVRSEKAKTRQGTDTDAATPSPKPEIKQEENTTTNSTEDGNLLQESFNKKRRLVSGGDSSNSNGEAGEGSAEVKKSKLADEIAATKAEVKKEPGTGTGTSGTTETSDSDCRAVDMEIESPSLQQQQQQQRLTNGIASSSSPPLGAFDPRATVRDAAQVLQRKRDSSYEDECYTRDEASLYLVNESQDSLARRCIALSNIFRNLTFVPGNETVLAKSTRFLAVLGRLLLLNHEHLRRTPKTRNYDREEDTDFSDSCSSLQGEREWWWDYLITIRENMLVAMANIAGHLELSRYDELIARPLIDGLLHWAVCPSAHGQDPFPSCGPNSALSPQRLALEALCKLCVTDANVDLVIATPPFSRLEKLCAVLTRHLCRNEDQVLREFSVNLLHYLAAADSAMARTVALQSPCISYLVAFIEQAEQTALGVANQHGLNFLRENPDSMGTSLDMLRRAAGTLLHLAKHPDNQSLFMQQEQRLLGLVMSHILDQQVALVISRVLYRVSRGASRMHSVEFRLLQQRQQQQQLQQLRPAENQALAASAEAAAAAAAAASAAAAAAPSSGVKLESGSGEANAEPSGADVKPSPAAPCTSSSSTSGSGMISSAVINDENSNSSQQLPPAATFNDVSNSSTNSNSCGTASSNQTNNSTTNSSSNSSLGSQSTSTMNNAPTTPAAHATPQSVAEQQSQQQQQQVSKAVAAVGLASSNLTGSLSNATSAASAAPPPSSSSSAASGTATAVSQQAAAPPPTNAGTTTAVA, encoded by the exons ATGAATGAGAAAATAAAGTCGCCGTCAACCCAGGGAGGTGCTGGAGCCGGagcccccgctgctgctccacccgCGACAGCTGGGAGTGCGGCCGCCTCCgctgcagccagcagtggTACAGGTGCCAGTGTCGGTGCCAATTCTGCATCTACGCCACCCACTTCCGGCCCACCCACGcccaacaacaacggcagcgaTCCGATCATACAGCAAAATGTCGGAGTGCCGCACCCCTATGGcgccccaccaccacctggCTCGGCACCAGGTGCACCACCGGACCCGGTGGCGGTAATGCACTACCACCatctgcatcagcagcaacagcaacaacagcagcagcagcatccgccgccaccgccccaCATGCAGCATCACGGCGGGCCGGCGCCGCCGCCAGGAGCACCTGAGCATGCGCCCGGCGTGAAGGACGAGTACGGTGCGGCGGTGGCTCACCTACCACCGCCCCACGCTCATCCTGCCTACGCGCGGTACCACACGGGCGACCCCAACATGGATCCATACCGCTACGGCCAGCCATCGCCCGGCGGCAAGCACCCGCAgccccatcagcagcagcaaccacaacaacagcagcagcagcagccccctgGTGCGGGCGGCTCGCCCAATAGgcctccacagcagcagcagcaacgttaCATCCCTGGCCAGCCGCCTCAGGGACCCACGCCCACGCTGAACTCCTTGCTGCAGTCCTCGAATCCGCCGCCGCCCCCGCAGCACCGCTATGCGAATAGCTATGATCCCCAGCAAGCCGCctcagcagcggcggcggcggcagcagcagcccaacagcaacaacagcaggcggGAGGACCCCCGCCTCCACCCCCAGGACATGGACCGCCTCCGCCACAACATCAGCCATCGCCGTACGGAGCGCAACAGGGCGGCTGGGCACCGCCTCCACGACCCTATAGTCCTCAGTTGGGGCCGTCGCAGCAGTATAGGACGCCACCACCG ACAAACACTTCCAGGGGTCAATCGCCCTATCCGCCAGCTCACGGTCAAAATTCAGGTTCCTATCCTAGttcgccgcagcagcagcaggcacaggcacaacagcagcaggcgggtCAGCAGCCTGGCGGTGCTGGACCGGGAGGACCTCCGCCGGGCGCcgcacagcaacagcctcaGCAGAACACACCGCCAACATCTCAATATTCGCCGTACCCGCAAAGATACCCCACTCCGCCTGGACTGCCGGCCGCGGGACCCAATCATCGAACTGCCTACTCGACGCACCAG TATCCGGAACCGAATCGACCCTGGCCTGGCGGCTCCTCGCCCAGTCCTGGTCCAGGACATCCATTGCCGCCCGCCTCCCCGCACCATGTGTCGCAGgcactgcaacagcaacagcccccTCCGCCGCATGCCGCCGCCGGAGGACCCCCACCCAGCAGTCCAGGCCATGCGCCCAGTCCCTCGCCACAGCCCTCGCAGGCATCACCCTCTCCGCATCAG GAGCTGATTGGTCAGAACAGCAACGACAGCTCCAGCGGCGGGGCGCACAGTGGCATGGGCTCCGGTCCGCCCGGCACACCCAATCCCCAACAAGTCATGCGGCCCACCCCTTCTCCCACTGGCTCATCTGGTTCGCGTTCCATGTCCCCAGCAGTGG CACAAAATCATCCAATCTCGCGTCCAGCGAGCAACCAGTCGAGCAGCGGCGGTCccatgcagcagccaccggTGGGAGCTGGGCCACCACCAATGCCCCCTCATCCGGGTCTACCAGGCGGACCGCCTCAGCAGCaatctcagcagcagcaggcctcGAACTCCGCCTCATCCGCGAGCAACTCGCCCCAACAGACCCCGCCACCGGGACCGCCGCCCAGTCAAGGAATGAATAACATGGGCACGCCCCCACCTCCGCCTCAAGGTGCGTCCGGCGGGGGTTACCCAATGCCGCCGCACATGCACGGAGGCTACAAGATGGGCGGTCCGGGCCAGAGTCCTGGAGCGCAAGGCTATCccccgcagcagccgcagcaataTCCACCAG GCAACTACCCGCCACGGCCGCAGTATCCGCCCGGAGCCTACGCAACCggaccgccaccgccaccaagCAGCCAAGGCGCCGGCGGAGCCAACAGCATGCCCTCTGGAGCCCAGGGAGGTGGCTATCCGGGACGGTCGATGCCCAATCACAGCGGCGGGAGTCCACACGGGCAGTATCCGCCCTACCAGTGGGTGTCGCCATCGCCACAGCAGCAAGCCGGTGCTCCGCCTGGCGGCGCGATGGTTGGCAACCACGTGCAGGGCAAGGGCACACCGCCGCCCCCCGTGGTGGGACCACCGCCTCCTCAGGGCAGTGGCTCGCCCCGCCCACTCAACTATCTGAAGCAGCATTTACAGCACAAAGGTGGCTACGGAGGTAGCCCCACGCAGCCGCAGGGACCGCAGGGCTACGGCAACGGGCCGACAGGAATGCATCCCGGCATGCCTATGGGTCCTCCCCACCACATGGGACCGCCGCACGGGCCTACCAACATGGGTCCGCCCACGAGCACACCGCCCCAGTCGATGCTCGGTGGCCAGGGTCAACCGCCTGGCGGTCCGGACAACGCTGGCACTGAGCACATATCGCAGGACAACGGGATAAGCTCCTCCGGTCCGACAGGCGCTACCGGGCTGCACCCGGTCACGGCCGTGGTCACCACTGGTCCTGATGGAACGCCCATGGATGAAGTCAGTCAACAGAGCACGCTCTCGAATGCATCAGCTG CCTCCGGCGAAGATCCCCAATGCACCACACCAAAGTCGCGAAAGAATGATCCTTATAGCCAAAGTCATTTAGCCCCTCCGAGCACATCCCCGCATCCCGTTGTGATGCACCCGGGCAGCGGCGGCCCCGGCGAGGAGTTCGACATGAGTTCGCCACCCAATTGGCCGCGTCCGGCTGGCAGTCCG GTGTTCAACAGCCATGTACCCGTGCAGCAGGAGCCCTTCCGCAGCACGACGAAGAAGTCTGACTCCCTGTGCAAGCTGTACGAAATGGACGACAATCCAGACAGGCGCGGATGGCTGGACAAGCTGCGGTCTTTCATGGAGGAGAGGCGGACGCCGATAACCGCCTGCCCAACCATCTCAAAACAGCCACTCGATTTATATAggttatatatttatgtaaaagaACGTGGCGGATTCGTCGAG GTGACAAAGAGCAAGACCTGGAAGGACATTGCCGGCCTCCTGGGCATcggggccagcagcagtgcagcgTACACGCTGCGGAAGCATTACACCAAGAATCTGTTGACTTTCGAGTGCCACTTTGATCGCGGCGACATCGATCCCCTGCCCATCATCCAGCAGGTGGAGGCCGGCAGCAAGAAGAAGACTGCCAAGGCCGCCTCCGTCCCCTCGCCA GGTGGTGGCCATTTGGATGCTGGGACAACCAATTCGACAGGCTCGTCGAACTCGCAGGACTCATTCCCGGCCCCGCCAGGTGCCGCCCCGAACGCTGCGATCGATGGCTATGCAGGCTATCCGGGCGGCAGTCCGTACCCCGGCGCCAGTGGGCCGCAGCCGGACTATGCGGCGGCAGGCCAGATGCAGCGACCGCCCTCGCAGAGTAACCCGCAGACACCTCATCCCG GCTCTCCCTATCCATCACAACCCGGAGCTTATGGCCAGTATGGTGCGAGCGATCAGTACAATGCCACAGGACCGCCTGGCCAGCCGTTTGGACAAGGCCAAGGACAGTATCCGCCACAGAACCGCAATATGTACCCTCCCTACGGGCCGGAGGGGGAAGC TCCACCGGCTGGTGCCAATCAATATGGACCCTATGGCAGCCGGCCGTACAGTCAGCCCCCGACAGGTGGACCCCAGCCACCGGCACAGGCAGTTGCGGGCGGGCCACCCACGAGTGGATCACCTGTGGCGCCACCGACTGGCGGCTATGCACCGGGAACACCCACGCAGCAGGACTACTATCGGCCACCACCCGATCAG AGTCCACAGCCGCGAAGGCATCCCGATTTCATCAAGGATCCACAGCCTTATCCAGGCTACAATGCAAGGCCACAGATTTACG GAGCATGGCAGGGCGGTGCGCAGCAGTATCGACCACAGTATCCGACATCGCCAGCACCGCAGTCCTGGGGAGGTGCACCACCGCGTGGGGCAGCACCGCCACCTGGTGCCCCTCATGGGCCGCCGATTCAACAGCCCGCAGGAGTGGCTCAGTGGGAGCAGCATAGGTATCCGCCACAACAGgctccgccgccgcctccgcagcagcagcaacaacaacagcaacaacaacagcagcagccaccataCCAACAGGTGGCACCACCcggacaacagcagccgcaggcgCCTCCCCAGTGGGCACAGATGAACGCTGGTCAGCCGAGTCAGCCCGGCATAGCTCCTCCAGGATCCCCGCTACGACCCCCGTCTGGGCCGGcgagtcagcagcagcggatgcCCGGCatgccgccacagcagcagcctccgggaagccagcagccaccacagcaaCCGCCACACGGTGGCGTCCCCTCGCCAGGTATGCCCCAGGTGCCTGGAGGGATGGTGAAGCCACCGTATGccatgccaccgccaccatcTCAGACGGTGGGCCAGCCCATCGGCCAGCCGGCACCAGGTGGAATGCTTCCGCAGAAGCAGCCGCCCATCGTCGGTCCGGGaatgccgcagccgctgcagcagcagcctccccaccagcagcatccacatccacatccgcaccagcagcacccacaacatccacaacatccacagcatccacagcatccacagcatgcacagcatcagcatcaactgCCGCccaatcaacagcagcagcagcagcagcagcccggtGGCTATGCTCCGCAGGTCTCCGGAGGCGGGCCCGGGGCTCAGTTGGTGAAGAAGGAGCTGATCTTCCCGCACGACAGCGTTGAGTCGACGACCCCGGTGCTCTACAGGAGGAAGCGCCTGACCAAGTCGGATGTGTGCCCCGTGGATCCGTGGCGgatatttatggccatgcGATCCGGACTGCTCACGGAGTGCACGTGGGCCCTGGACGTGCTCAATGTGCTGCTCTTCGATGACTCCACGGTGCAGTTTTTCGGCATCTCGAATCTGCCAGGCCTGTtgacgctgctgctcgagCACTTCCAGAAGAATCTCGCCGAGATGTTTGACGAACGCTGTGAGGAGCCACTGGATGAGGCGGAAGACGATGCGGACAGTGGCACAGTcatgggcacgggcacgggcacgggcgcCATCGAGCACAGAGTGCGGGCCGGACGACAGAGCCGGTGTGTGCGGAGCATCTGTAGTTACAACCGAAAGCGTCACTACGAGAATATGGACCGGAAGAACGGGGGAGGCAGCGACTCCGAGGACGCCGACGAAGGCATCGATCTGGGCCAGGTGAGAGTACAACCAAATCCCGAGGAGCGCTCCCTGCTGCTCTCGTTCACGCCCAACTACACGATGGTCACCAGGAAGGGTGTGCCTGTGCGCATCCAGGCGGCGGAGCAGGACATTTTCGTGGACGAGCGCCAGAAGGCGTGGGACATTGACACCAACAGGCTGTacgagcagctggagccggTCGGCTGTAATGCCTGGACCTATGGCTTCACCGAGCCGGATCCGCTCGACGGCATCATTGACGTCTTCAAGTCTGAGATCGTAAACATTCCATTCGCACGCTATGTCCGCTCCGAGAAGGCGAAAACGCGCCAGGGCACTGACACTGACGCGGCCACCCCCAGCCCCAAGCCTGAAATCAAGCAAGAGGAGAACACGACGACGAACAGCACTGAGGATGGCAATCTCCTCCAGGAGTCATTTAACAAAAAGCGGCGCCTGGTCAGCGGCGGCGacagtagcaacagcaacggtgAAGCCGGAGAAGGATCTGCCGAGGTCAAGAAATCCAAACTGGCTGATGAGATCGCTGCCACAAAGGCCGAGGTGAAGAAGGAaccgggaacgggaacgggaacatCCGGGACGACGGAGACCAGTGACAGCGATTGTCGAGCCGTTGACATGGAAATCGAGTCGCCCAgcctgcagcaacagcagcagcagcagcgtctaaCCAACGGAATAGCATCCTCCTCGTCGCCGCCGTTGGGCGCCTTCGATCCCAGAGCGACGGTGCGGGATGCGGCGCAAGTGCTGCAGCGGAAACGCGACTCCAGCTACGAGGACGAGTGCTACACGCGGGACGAGGCCTCGCTCTACCTGGTAAACGAGAGCCAGGACTCGCTTGCACGCCGCTGCATCGCCCTCTCAAACATTTTCCGCAATCTAACCTTTGTGCCCGGCAACGAGACGGTGCTGGCCAAGTCTACGCGATTCCTGGCCGTCCTGGGgcgtctgctgttgctgaacCACGAGCACCTGCGGCGCACACCGAAGACGCGCAACTACGACCGCGAGGAGGACACCGACTTCAGCGACTCGTGCAGCTCGCTGCAGGGGGAGCGCGAGTGGTGGTGGGACTACCTGATTACCATTCGGGAAAATATGCTAGTGGCGATGGCCAACATAGCCGGACACCTCGAGCTCTCCCGCTACGACGAGCTGATCGCCCGCCCCCTCATAGACGGACTTCTGCATTGGGCCGTCTGTCCTAGCGCCCACGGCCAGGACCCGTTCCCCTCGTGCGGACCCAACTCTGCGCTCTCTCCGCAGCGCCTAGCGCTGGAAGCGCTCTGCAAGCTGTGCGTGACGGATGCGAACGTGGACCTGGTCATTGCGACGCCACCGTTCTCCCGCCTCGAGAAGCTGTGCGCGGTGCTGACGCGCCATTTGTGCCGTAACGAAGACCAGGTGCTCCGTGAGTTCTCTGTGAATCTGCTGCACTACCTGGCTGCGGCGGACAGTGCCATGGCGCGGACGGTGGCACTGCAGTCGCCGTGCATTTCGTATTTGGTGGCCTTCATCGAGCAGGCCGAACAAACAGCCTTGGGCGTGGCCAACCAGCACGGACTCAACTTCCTGCGAGAGAACCCCGACTCGATGGGCACCAGCCTGGACATGCTGCGGCGGGCGGCCGGCACTCTGCTGCACCTGGCCAAGCATCCTGACAACCAGTCGCTCTTCATGCAGCAGGAACAGCGGCTCCTAGGGCTGGTCATGTCACACATCCTCGACCAGCAGGTGGCCTTGGTCATCTCGCGGGTACTGTACCGTGTGTCGCGCGGAGCGAGCCGGATGCACTCGGTGGAGTTCAGACTgttgcagcagcgacagcagcagcaacagcttcaaCAGCTGCGTCCTGCGGAGAATCAAGCTTTGGCTGCAAGtgcggaagcagcagcggcagcagcagcagcagcatcggcagcagcagcagcagcaccaagcaGCGGAGTGAAATTGGAGTCTGGCAGTGGAGAAGCGAATGCTGAGCCAAGTGGCGCTGATGTCAAGCCATCGCCAGCAGCCCCATGCACGTCTTCATCATCGACATCCGGCAGCGGAATGATCTCCTCGGCGGTGATCAACGAtgagaacagcaacagcagccagcaactaCCGCCGGCAGCCACCTTCAACGACgtgagcaacagcagcaccaacagcaacagctgcgggacggccagcagcaaccagacCAACAACAgtaccaccaacagcagcagcaacagcagtctgGGCAGCCAGTCCACCTCCACCATGAACAATGCCCCGACCACGCCAGCAGCCCACGCAACTCCACAATCGGTCGCcgagcagcagtcgcagcagcagcagcagcaggtgagcAAAGCCGTCGCCGCAGTCGGACTGGCATCGTCGAACCTTACCGGGAGCCTGAGCAATGCCACTTCAGCTGCATCTGCAGCGCCGCCTCCCTCCTCGTCATCGAGTGCGGCCTcgggcacagccacagccgtgtcgcagcaggcggcggcaccaCCGCCAACGAATGCGGGAACGACGACAGCCGTTGCGTAG